The Rufibacter sp. DG15C region AAAGGCGAACACGGCATGGAAATCTGGCTAGACAAAGTGCCTACCCGCCAGGCCAACATGCAACCGTTTGAGATTCTTCTTTCTGAAAGCCAGGAGCGTATGCTGGTAGTCATGGAGAAAGGCGCCGAAGACCTTATTCACCAAATCTGCGACAAGTGGGACATGTCCTGCGCCCAGATTGGCGAAGTAACCGACACCCAACGTCTGCGCTATTATGTAAAAGGCGAACTGGTCGCCGATGTTCCCGCTGATGACTTGGTTCTTGGCGGTGGCGCCCCGGTATACCACAGAGAATACAGAGAGCCTGCTTATTTTGCAGAGGCCCAAAAATTCAACATTGACTCTGTTCAAGAGCCAACCAATTACAAAGAAGTAGCCGAGTTCCTGGCCACGCACCCCAACATTGCCTCTAAGCGCTGGGTGTACAAGCAGTATGACTCCATGATTGGCACGGCCACCTTGACCACCAACCGTCCGGCAGACGCGGGCGTGGTGAAAGTGAAAGGCTCTAACAAAGCCCTGGCCATGACCGTGGACTGCAACAGCCGTTACGTGAACGCCGACCCAGAGCAAGGCACCGCCATTGCCGTCGCTGAGGCCGCCCGTAACATTGTCTGCGCCGGCGGTGAACCCGTAGCCATTACCAACTGCCTCAACTTCGGGAACCCGTACGTGCCGGAAGTGTACTGGCAGTTTGTGGGCGCCATCAAAGGCATGGGCAAAGCCTGTACCGCATTTGGTACGCCAGTGACGGGTGGTAATGTGAGTTTTTACAACCAGTCCTCAGATGAAGGTCCGGTGTTCCCTACTCCAACTATTGGTATGCTGGGTCTCATTGAAGACAAGGAAAACACCATGACCCTGGCGTTCCAGAAAGAAGGTGACCTCATTTATTTATTAGGCGAAGCCCAAAATGACATCGCCTCTAGTGAGTATCTGTATTCTTACCACGGCGTAAAACTGTCTCCGGCCCCGGCCTTTGACATGGAGAAAGAGCTGTTGGTGCAGAAAACAGTGAAAGAACTGATTATTAACCGCTTAATCCAGTCGGCGCATGACTGTGCAGACGGCGGTTTGTACATCACCTTGCTAGAGTCTGCCATGTACCATCACCTTGGTTTTGAGATTGCCACAGATAAAAATTTCCGGAAGGATGCTTATTTATTTGGTGAGAGCCAGGGCCGCATTGTGGTGAGCGTAAGCCCAGCCCAGCGCGAGGCTTTTGAGAAAGCCCTGACAGGCAACGGTCTGGTTTTCACTCAACTTGGCGTGGTGACTGGTAAGAACGTGGTGGTAGACGGCGAGGTTTTCCATGACATTGAGACCATTAAAAACAGCTATGACACCGCGCTGGAGCGGATTATGGAATAATTTTTCTGATTTTTTTTGGCGCGGGGTATTGCGCTGAATAATTTCTTTCCTACCTTTGCATCACCAAACGATAGCAATGCTGTCTAAGGGAGATTGTCCGATGGTGTAACTGGCAACACGTCTGATTTTGGTTCAGAAGAGTCCAGGTTCGAAACCTGGTCGGACAACGTAAAAAGACGCCTCTACCTTAACCGGAGAGGCGTCTTTTTTTTATGTGCTCAGTTGTATTTTTTTGAAGGATAGGGTGTTAGCCAAGTATTTATACCGTACTTTTGCACCACCAAACCCTTCATCCATACAACTATGACTCCCACGGTAAAAATCTTCTCCGGCACTGAGTCCCGGTATTTCGCAGAACAGGTAGCGGCTGCTTACGGTACTACGCTAGGCGACTTAACGATTAATAGGTTCTCTGACGGGGAGCTTTCTGTCCATTTCAATGAGTCTGTGCGTGGTTGTGAAGTATTCTTAATTCAGTCTACTTTTCCGCCGGCAGACAACTTGATGGAGTTGATGTTATTAGTAGATGCGGCCAGAAGGGCTTCGGCGCACAAAGTGATTGTGGTGATGCCTTATTACGGCTACGCTCGCCAAGACAGAAAAGACAAGCCACGGGTTTCTATTGGAGCCAAAGTAATGGCCAACGCTATTCAGTCTGTAGGTGCTGACCGTTTGATGACCTGCGACTTGCACGCTGGCCAGATTCAGGGCTTCTTCGACATACCGGTAGATCATCTGGACGGGTCGGCTATATTTGTGCCGTATCTGCGCAGCTTGAACCTGGGTCAGGACCTTATTTTCGCCTCACCGGACGTGGGGGGCGTGGTAAGAACCAGAAGCTTTGCCAAAGTTTTTGGTGTGGAGATGGTAGTCTGCGACAAGCATAGAAAACGTGCCAATGAGATTGCCTCAATGCAGGTGATTGGAGACGTGGAAGGCATGGACGTAGTTTTGGTAGATGACTTGGTAGACACCGCCGGAACCATTACCAAAGCCGCCGAGTTGTTGAAAGCCAAAGGCGCCAAGAGCGTACGGGCAATTGCCACACACGGCGTATTGTCTGGACCGGCCTATGAACGCATTGAGAACTCTGTCTTGGAAGAACTGGTGATTTCAGACACCATTCCTTTAAAGCAGCAGTCTTCTAAAATAAAAGTACTGACGTTCTCTGACCTGTTTGCCAGAGCCATCAGCAACGTAGTGACCCATGATTCTATCTCGTCCCTATTCATTTAGTTAGAGACCAGAATCCAAGAGTAGTTTTTTCATTTTTTATTTATAAACAATTTTTATGCAAAGCTTAGAGATTATAGGGTTTAAAAGAGCAAATCTCGGTAAATCCGAAGCTAAGGCGCTTCGTGAGGAAGCTCAAGTTCCATGTGTATTGTACGGCGGTTCTGAGCAAGTTCACTTCTCATCACCGGCTATCTTGTTCCGTGAGTTGGTTTACTCTCCAAACGTGTATCAGGTAGAATTGAACGTAGAAGGCACTATCTACAAGGCCATCATGCAAGACTTGCAGTTCCACCCAGTTAATGAGCAATTGTTACACGTGGACTTCTTGTTGCTAGATGACGAAAAAGAAGTAAAAGTAGACGTTCCAGTACGTTACGTAGGAACTTCTCCAGGTGTAATGGCCGGTGGTAAATTGGTAACCAAACTGCGTAAACTACGCGTGAAGGCGCTTCCAGCTAACTTGCCAGATTCAATTGCGGTTGACATCTCTGACCTTGAGTTAGGTAAGTCTATCAAAGTGAACAAAATCACTCCTGAAGGCTACACTATCTTGACCAACCCACTTTCTCCAGTTGCTACGGTAACTATCCCAAGAGCCCTGAAGAGTGCTCAGACAGAGGAGAAAAAAGGCAAGAAATAGTCTTAGCTTTTCCCTTTTCAAAAATCCTGTTCTGCCTCGGCAGGGCAGGATTTTTCTTTTTAAGTGAAATCCTTAAATCAGTAATACATTCTCCTAATTCAGTCAGAGTCCGTTTTTAGCCTGTTTTCCAGAAATCAGCCGAAAAACGATCCTTGGCGCTGCCGTTTTATCCGCAATGCGCCAGAGACAAGGCAATGCCATTGTCTCTACAAACCGCGCCAGCGCACGCAGGCATTGCAACCCTTCACCACCTAGAAGTCCCCCGACTGACCTTGCGCAGGGCAGCCATCGGCTGTGCGCCCGGAGCATGGGCAGGGAGCAAGCATCGGATTATCAAATGGCAATGGCGTAAGCCTGCCATGAAACACGTCACGCCGGCCAAGTGCAAAACTTTGAGCCCGCCCTGTCCGAGCGGTCAGCGAGTTCGGGGGTTCTTGATTCTTTTGGTTAGGTTGAGCATCAAGGAGAAAAGTAACAAACGCAGGCAGTAAGTAAGGGAAAATGAGATTGGTAGTGATGGGTTTGGGAGGCAAAGGCCTAAATAAATAATCAGAAAAAGAAGTCATCCCCCTACCTCCTTCGAAGGAGTATAAAGAAGCCCTTAACCAAAAAAACCATTTTCAACCTATTTCTCAGAAAACAGCCCAAAAACGAAGCACCTTTCTGCCCCTTACAAAAGACACAGTATTGCTCGCTGTCTCCTGTTCAGTACCTTTGTAAAATGCTACACCGTTTATTCAACTGGCTTACCGGAAGCAAACCGCCACAGCCAACGGATGCAATACCTTCAGACATGAAATATCTACTAGTGGGCCTGGGCAACATTGGCCCAGAATACGCAGACACGCGGCACAACATCGGGTTTATGGTGTTGGACTATTTGGCCAAGAGGCAGGAGGTCTCCTTTGACACCGGCCGTCATTCCTTTGTCACCGAGTTCAAACACAAGGGCAAGCACTTTACGCTGGTAAAACCTACCACCTATATGAATCTGAGCGGCAAGGCGGTGGCGCACTGGCTGAGCGTTTTGAAGATACCCGCAGAGCAGATGCTGGTCATCACCGATGACCTGGCCTTGCCCTTTGGCAAGCTGCGCATGCGGGCAAAAGGCAGCGCGGGCGGGCACAACGGCCTCAAGCACATTGAACAGACCCTGGGCAGCAATGAATACCCTCGGCTACGCTTTGGCGTGGACTCGCAGTTCTCCAAGGGACGGCAGGTGGATTATGTGCTGAGCCCCTTCTCTGAAGACGAGAAAATTGACCTGGGCACCTACATTGAAAAAGCCGCTGAGATGAGCCTTTCCTTCGGGACCATTGGACTGGAGCGCACCATGAACTTCTTTAATAAATAGAAATTGCCGATACAGGCTCATAAAAAAAGGAACAGAACAATAGCTGTTCCTTTTTTTATGAGCTTCACTTTTTAAGAGGTTGACACCAAATGCAAGACCTTCAGCAAAGAAAACAGCCTAGGATAAACTGAGTTGTTTTCTTTGCAAGAATGGAAGTTTCTCTACTTTTACGGCGCAAACTCCATTTCATGAAACGCATCCTAGCCCTGTACGGCAACGCTTACGGGGGCCTCTCCAGAGAAGCCTGGTTTCTAGCCGCCGTTATGTTCATCAATAGAAGCGGGGCCATGGTGGTGCCTTTCCTGAGCGTGTACCTAACCGAGTCTTTGGGCTTTACGCTCAAGCAGGCGGGCATCTTGCTCAGTCTGTTTGGGGTGGGCTCCATGTGCGGCACCTTCTTGGGCGGCTGGCTTACAGATAGGATCGGGCATTTTAAGGTGCAGCTGGGCAGTCTAGTGATGGGCGGACTTTGGTTTTTCGTCATGATCCAGCTGGACACCTTTGCGCTGTTTGCCATTGGCATCTTCCTACTCAGCGTCATGACCGAATGCCTGCGTCCCGCCAACGCCTCTTCGGTGAGTCACTATGCCAGCCCTGAGAACGTGACCCGCGCCTTCTCCTTGAATAGAATGGCCATCAACTTGGGCTTCTCCATTGGTCCGGCCTTGGGCGGTCTGCTGGCCACTATCTCCTACCAGTTTCTGTTCATGGCCGACGGGTTCACCTGCCTGGCAGCGGGCGCCTTGTTTTACTTTTACTTCAGAAACAAGACCGGCCATACCATTCCACCCAAAACAAAGGACAAAGCACCATCCAAGTCTCCTTATCAGGATTGGCTTTTTGTGCTTTTTGCGGTGCTATGCTGCCTATTTGCCATCTGTTTCATGCAGTTTTTCAGTACCATGCCGCTGTATTTCAGGCAGGTGTATAGGTTGAGCGAGCTGGAGATTGGCGCGCTGCTGGCGTTTAATGGCTTGATTGTATTCTTTGTTGAGATGGTGCTGGTGTACTTGCTGGGGGACAAAGTATCTCTCTGGAAGCTCATTGTCTTCGGGCTGTTCCTGCTGGCGGCGGCCTTCGTGTTTTTGAACGTCTTCTTCGGGTTCTGGGTGTTGATTGTGTCTGTGCTGTTGATGAGCCTAGCTGAGATCTTTGCCATGCCGTACATGTCTACGCTCACGGTGCAGCGCTCTGGCCCACAGAACCGGGGCTCTTACATGGCCCTGTACAGCCTCTCCTACTCGGCAGCGCACATTGTAGCGCCCTACGTGGGCACCACCGTCATCGCCAACCATGGTTTTGCCACCCTGTGGTGGGGCGCCAGCGTCGTGTGCCTGGCCACCGCAGTCGGGTTTTATTTTATAGTCAGGCGCCTGACGGCCTTGGCATAGCCTGCGTTTTTGGCCTGTTTTGGTCAAAAGAGGCCAAAAACGAACAAATTTATTTCAACTCAGCACTTGAATACAATTCCATGAAAAACGTCAATGCGGTTCTACTCCTGCTCACCGTTCTTATCTTTTCTGGTTGCGCATCCGTTAATAAGGTCCAACAGCAGAAAGAAATGTTTGTATACGTGGGCACGTACGCCAAGCCAGACGCCGAGGGGATTTTCGGATACCAATTGAATGAGGAGACCGGCGAGCTCACGCAAGTCTTGCGCGTAAAAGCCGGGCCCAATCCTTCTTACCTTGCCTTAGACAAAGACCGCAAGCACCTCTACGCCGTCAATGAGGTCACCGAGTATGAGGGACAGAAAAGCGGTGCAGTGAGCGCCTTCGCCATTGACTCCAAAACCGGCGACCTCACCTTGCTGAACCGTCAGTTGAGCCTAGGCGGCGCCCCGTGCTACATCAGCGTAGACGAGAAGAATAAGCTGGCACTGATAGCCAATTACATGGGCGGCAACGTCACGGCCTTCCCAATCCAGGAGGACGGAAAACTGAAGAGTGCCACCGGCATGGATCAACACGTGGGCAAAGGCCCGAAGCCCCAGCAAGACGCCGCCCACGCGCATTGCATCCTGCCAGACCCAGCCCATAAGTTCGTCCTTGCCGTTGACCTGGGCATTGACCAGATCATCCGCTACAAAGTCAATACCGGTTCTGAAGACCTGTTGGAGAGACAGTCACAGCCAGCGTTTCAGGCGAAGGCTGGGGCAGGGCCGCGCCATTTGACCTTTCATCCCAACAAACGGTTTGCCTACCTCATGAATGAACTGGACGGCACGCTTTCGGCTTTAGAGTACAATAGTTCCAAGGGTTCTTTCACTGAGATAGAAACCGTCTCTGCCTTGCCTGAAGGCTACACGGGCGGGGTTTCTGGTGCAGACATACACGTCTCGCCTGACGGGCGTTATGTGTACGGCTCCAATAGAGGGCACAACAGCATTGTGGTCTTCAAAATAGACGAGAGGACTGGCAAGCTGACCTTGATGCAACACGTGAGCACGCACGGGGACTGGCCGCGCAACTTCACGCTCACGCCTTCGGGCAAGATGCTTCTGGTGGCCAACCAGCGTTCTAATAATATCACAACTTACCACGTAAACACGCAGACGGGAGAACTGACCTACACCGGAAAATCAATAGAATTGGCATCTCCGGTATATTTGCAGGTAGTGCCCGAATTTATGGCAACTCCCAAGTAACAAAGCTCAACTCCGTTTTGGTGCAATTTCTAGAAAACAGGCCAAAATCAACTCTATGATTATTATTTTACCAGTATTCTGCACAATCTACATGGGTAAAGTCAGATAAGATGCGCCAAAAATAGCAGGGTGGGTACGGTCATTGGGCAATAAAGTTGTCATTTCTAACGTGCAAGGTGCTGTATTTAGCTAATTTATGTTTTGTGAAACGCAATTTTCTTGTATCTTGGATTTCCAATTCAAACAATCATGCGTTTCTTAGCTTTCTTTTTTCTCTTTTTCTTTGCCTATACTGCGTCCGCGCAGGAGGTGAGATACTATTCCAAAAACTTTCAGGCCAACGTTCCTTCCAAGACGGGCCAAGAGCGACGCTATGTGGTAGAAGGCGATAAGTTGCGGGCAGAGGACTATCAGAACAGCAACCTTGTCCAAAAAAGCACCATCACCGGTACTACAGATTTTGTAGAGGCCGACGCCTATTTGTGGTACCTTAAAAACCAAGCCTCCAACCTGGTAAAGCCTTACTTTACTAAGTTAAAAGGAGTAGTACAGACTTACTCAGATGCGGGCGCGCCGTCTTCTGAAATCTATGCCAGAGCAGAAAAGATTAAATATGGCCAGGTTTGGGGCAATGAGAACCAACCGTTCTTGGTAAAAGGCGCCGGCCGTGACACGTATTGGAACGCAGACAAGACCGAGCAAAACATCACAGTGTACAAAGACTCTGCCTTGGTGGCTTCTTACATTTACAGACTAACTCAGAAAGATACGCTGTACACCAAGGTAGACAAGGTGGCTACGCCCAAAGGCGGCTTGGAGGTATTCAGGTTCCAACTTTCTTCTGCCTGTCCATATCCAAGCAAAGAGGTGATGGTAGGCAGCCAGACCACTATTTACATTCAGTTCACCATCAATGAGCAAGGTGCCTTGAAGGACTTTACCCCGTTAGATAAACCGGGTTATACCTTTGACGAAGCCACTATTGCCAAACTGGAAGCTTCTCCGGCCTGGACCCCAGCCACCTACAAAGGGCGAGCGGTTAAGACTAGGCAGTCGGTGCCAATCACCTTTAAGCAAGCCAAATAAGGAATCAGCTATAACCACAAAAAAGCCTCGCAGACTAATCTCTGCGAGGCTTTTTTTATGATGCTTGTTTTTGGGCTGTTTCACTGGAAACAGCCCAAAAACGAAGTTTCTATTTACTTAAGACACGCCGCCGCCGTTCACCACGGGTTTGGACGGTTGCATGAAGGCTAGGGAGCCATCAGCGTTCTCGGCCATCAGGAGCATGCCCTGGCTTAGAATTCCTTTGATCTCACGCGGAGCCAGGTTCACCAGCACAGACACTTGCTGCCCTATGATGTCCTCTGGGTTAAAGTGCTCAGCGATGCCGCTCACAATGGTACGCTGGTCCAAGCCCGTATCAACCTTCAGTTTGAGCAGCTTCTTGGTTTTGGCTACTTTCTCGGCTTCTAGGATGGTCCCCACCCGGATGTCAATCTTGGAGAAATCATCAAAGGTGATGTCTTCCTTAGCGGGCGCGGCCACGGCGTTGGCAATCTCATTGGCTTTCTTGGTATCCAAAAGCTTTTGCACCTGCGCTTCCATCACGGCATCTTCTATCTTCTCAAACAAGAGCGCGGCTTCGCCGATGACATGACCAGCTGGCAATAAGTCTGGGGAACCGGCCTGATCCCATTTGCCCGGCGTGTACTGCAGCATGTTGGCCAGTTTGGTAGCGGTCTCCGGCAAGAATGGCTCAGAGAGAATGGTCAAGCTAGCCGAAATCTGAAGCGCAATGTTCATGATGGTTTCCACACGCACCGGGTCGGACTTAAACAGTTTCCAAGGCTCGGTGTCGGCCAGGTACTTGTTCCCTAGGCGGGCTAGGTTCATGAGTTCGCCTAAGGCTTCTTTAAAACGATATTGTTCTAAAGAGGCAGCAATCTTCTCTGGAAAAGCGGCCAAATTAGCCAGCACTTCTTGATCAAAATCAGTCAGCTCGCCGCGTTGCGGGATGGCACCGTGGTAGTATTTATGCGTAAGCACCACCGCGCGGTTAATGAAGTTCCCGAAGATGGCTAGTAGCTCATTGTTGTTTCTGGCCTGAAAGTCTTTCCACGTGAAATCATTGTCCTTGGTCTCTGGCGCGTTGGCGCACAGCACGTACCGTAGCACATCGGCTTTACCTGGCAGGTCCTCCAGGTACTCATGCAGCCACACCGCCCAGTTGCGCGAGGTGGAGATCTTGTCGCCTTCCAGGTTCAGGAACTCATTGGCAGGCACGTTGTCAGGCAGCACGTAGTCGCCGTGCGCCTTTAGCATGGCCGGGAAGATGATGCAATGGAACACGATGTTGTCCTTGCCTATAAAGTGCACCAGCTTGGTCTCCTGGTCTTTCCAGTACAGCTCCCAGTCGGGCGTCAGATCTTTGGTAGCCGAGATGTAGCCGATGGGCGCATCAAACCAGACGTACAAGACTTTGCCTTCGGCGCCCTCTACCGGTACGGGCACGCCCCAGTCTAAATCTCTTGTGACCGCGCGCGGTTGCAGACCCTGGTCAATCCAGCTTTTGCACTGGCCGTAAACGTTGGTCTTCCAGTCGTTTTTGTGGCCTTCTACTATCCACTCGCGCAGCCAGGGCTCATATTGGTCCAGTGGCAAATACCAGTGTTTGGTTTCCCGCATCACGGGTTGCTCGCCGCTGAGGGTACTTTTGGGATTGATCAGGTCAGTGGCGCTGAGTGAAGTTCCGCAGCTTTCGCACTGGTCCCCGTAGGCACCGTCGTTGCCGCATTTGGGGCAGGTGCCCACAATGTAACGGTCCGCCAGGAACTGTTGGGCTTTCTCGTCAAAATACTGCTGGGTGGTCTGCTCAATGAACTTGCCCTCCTCGTAGAGTTTCTTAAAGAAATTAGAAGCCGTCTCGGCGTGAGTCTTGGACGATGTACGGGAGTAGACGTCAAAGGAGATATTAAAGTCAGCAAAGGACTTCTTAATCAGCTCATGGTACTTGTCTACGGCCTGCTGCGGCGTAATGCCTTCTTTCTTGGCCCGAATGGTAATGGGAACGCCGTGCTCATCTGATCCGCAGACAAACTTGACATCGCGCCCGCGCGAACGCAGGTACCGCGAGTACACGTCTGCGGGAATATATACGCCGGCCAAATGGCCAATATGCACGGGACCGTTGGCATAAGGCAAGGCGGCGGTAATGGTATATCTTTTAGGATTGGTAATAGCCATGTTCTCTTCTTTCAAAAAACAAATATAGTGAAAATGCAGGGACCTGCCTCCGGGGAGATTCCTATCAACCCGCCAAAACAAAACCTCGTTTTTGGCTTATTTTACCGAAAACAGGGCAAAAACGAAAGCCTGCAACCTCTAATTCAAAGATGACAGATATTAGGCTGAAAGCATTTGCTACATCTAGATAAACAAGTAAACCTTTCTTGCCCTACAGCAAAAACGCCGAAGCAGCTCCTTGGGTTAGAAAGAACTGGTTCGGCGTTTTTGCCCTGTTTTCCAGAAATCAGCCGAAAAATGGCTGCGCTTATCTAATGGTGTCCCGGCGAACGGTGTC contains the following coding sequences:
- the purL gene encoding phosphoribosylformylglycinamidine synthase subunit PurL; translated protein: MENQTTLTTVDTAQKLGLLPEEFDRIKEILGRTPNFTELSIFSVMWSEHCSYKNSIVWLKTLPKDSPRMLAKAGEENAGLVDIGDGLACSFKIESHNHPSALEPYQGAATGVGGINRDIFTMGARPIAQLNSLRFGNPNSDKTKGLLRGVVKGIGDYGNAFGIPTVGGELFFDECYHINPLVNAFSAGIVEVGKTASATSYGVGNPVFIIGSATGKDGIHGAAFASKDITEDSVNDLPSVQVGDPFQEKLLLEATLEILATGRVIGMQDMGAAGITCSTSEMSAKGEHGMEIWLDKVPTRQANMQPFEILLSESQERMLVVMEKGAEDLIHQICDKWDMSCAQIGEVTDTQRLRYYVKGELVADVPADDLVLGGGAPVYHREYREPAYFAEAQKFNIDSVQEPTNYKEVAEFLATHPNIASKRWVYKQYDSMIGTATLTTNRPADAGVVKVKGSNKALAMTVDCNSRYVNADPEQGTAIAVAEAARNIVCAGGEPVAITNCLNFGNPYVPEVYWQFVGAIKGMGKACTAFGTPVTGGNVSFYNQSSDEGPVFPTPTIGMLGLIEDKENTMTLAFQKEGDLIYLLGEAQNDIASSEYLYSYHGVKLSPAPAFDMEKELLVQKTVKELIINRLIQSAHDCADGGLYITLLESAMYHHLGFEIATDKNFRKDAYLFGESQGRIVVSVSPAQREAFEKALTGNGLVFTQLGVVTGKNVVVDGEVFHDIETIKNSYDTALERIME
- a CDS encoding ribose-phosphate pyrophosphokinase, which gives rise to MTPTVKIFSGTESRYFAEQVAAAYGTTLGDLTINRFSDGELSVHFNESVRGCEVFLIQSTFPPADNLMELMLLVDAARRASAHKVIVVMPYYGYARQDRKDKPRVSIGAKVMANAIQSVGADRLMTCDLHAGQIQGFFDIPVDHLDGSAIFVPYLRSLNLGQDLIFASPDVGGVVRTRSFAKVFGVEMVVCDKHRKRANEIASMQVIGDVEGMDVVLVDDLVDTAGTITKAAELLKAKGAKSVRAIATHGVLSGPAYERIENSVLEELVISDTIPLKQQSSKIKVLTFSDLFARAISNVVTHDSISSLFI
- a CDS encoding 50S ribosomal protein L25/general stress protein Ctc, producing the protein MQSLEIIGFKRANLGKSEAKALREEAQVPCVLYGGSEQVHFSSPAILFRELVYSPNVYQVELNVEGTIYKAIMQDLQFHPVNEQLLHVDFLLLDDEKEVKVDVPVRYVGTSPGVMAGGKLVTKLRKLRVKALPANLPDSIAVDISDLELGKSIKVNKITPEGYTILTNPLSPVATVTIPRALKSAQTEEKKGKK
- the pth gene encoding aminoacyl-tRNA hydrolase, which translates into the protein MKYLLVGLGNIGPEYADTRHNIGFMVLDYLAKRQEVSFDTGRHSFVTEFKHKGKHFTLVKPTTYMNLSGKAVAHWLSVLKIPAEQMLVITDDLALPFGKLRMRAKGSAGGHNGLKHIEQTLGSNEYPRLRFGVDSQFSKGRQVDYVLSPFSEDEKIDLGTYIEKAAEMSLSFGTIGLERTMNFFNK
- a CDS encoding MFS transporter — protein: MKRILALYGNAYGGLSREAWFLAAVMFINRSGAMVVPFLSVYLTESLGFTLKQAGILLSLFGVGSMCGTFLGGWLTDRIGHFKVQLGSLVMGGLWFFVMIQLDTFALFAIGIFLLSVMTECLRPANASSVSHYASPENVTRAFSLNRMAINLGFSIGPALGGLLATISYQFLFMADGFTCLAAGALFYFYFRNKTGHTIPPKTKDKAPSKSPYQDWLFVLFAVLCCLFAICFMQFFSTMPLYFRQVYRLSELEIGALLAFNGLIVFFVEMVLVYLLGDKVSLWKLIVFGLFLLAAAFVFLNVFFGFWVLIVSVLLMSLAEIFAMPYMSTLTVQRSGPQNRGSYMALYSLSYSAAHIVAPYVGTTVIANHGFATLWWGASVVCLATAVGFYFIVRRLTALA
- a CDS encoding lactonase family protein; protein product: MKNVNAVLLLLTVLIFSGCASVNKVQQQKEMFVYVGTYAKPDAEGIFGYQLNEETGELTQVLRVKAGPNPSYLALDKDRKHLYAVNEVTEYEGQKSGAVSAFAIDSKTGDLTLLNRQLSLGGAPCYISVDEKNKLALIANYMGGNVTAFPIQEDGKLKSATGMDQHVGKGPKPQQDAAHAHCILPDPAHKFVLAVDLGIDQIIRYKVNTGSEDLLERQSQPAFQAKAGAGPRHLTFHPNKRFAYLMNELDGTLSALEYNSSKGSFTEIETVSALPEGYTGGVSGADIHVSPDGRYVYGSNRGHNSIVVFKIDERTGKLTLMQHVSTHGDWPRNFTLTPSGKMLLVANQRSNNITTYHVNTQTGELTYTGKSIELASPVYLQVVPEFMATPK
- a CDS encoding energy transducer TonB — its product is MRFLAFFFLFFFAYTASAQEVRYYSKNFQANVPSKTGQERRYVVEGDKLRAEDYQNSNLVQKSTITGTTDFVEADAYLWYLKNQASNLVKPYFTKLKGVVQTYSDAGAPSSEIYARAEKIKYGQVWGNENQPFLVKGAGRDTYWNADKTEQNITVYKDSALVASYIYRLTQKDTLYTKVDKVATPKGGLEVFRFQLSSACPYPSKEVMVGSQTTIYIQFTINEQGALKDFTPLDKPGYTFDEATIAKLEASPAWTPATYKGRAVKTRQSVPITFKQAK
- the metG gene encoding methionine--tRNA ligase, giving the protein MAITNPKRYTITAALPYANGPVHIGHLAGVYIPADVYSRYLRSRGRDVKFVCGSDEHGVPITIRAKKEGITPQQAVDKYHELIKKSFADFNISFDVYSRTSSKTHAETASNFFKKLYEEGKFIEQTTQQYFDEKAQQFLADRYIVGTCPKCGNDGAYGDQCESCGTSLSATDLINPKSTLSGEQPVMRETKHWYLPLDQYEPWLREWIVEGHKNDWKTNVYGQCKSWIDQGLQPRAVTRDLDWGVPVPVEGAEGKVLYVWFDAPIGYISATKDLTPDWELYWKDQETKLVHFIGKDNIVFHCIIFPAMLKAHGDYVLPDNVPANEFLNLEGDKISTSRNWAVWLHEYLEDLPGKADVLRYVLCANAPETKDNDFTWKDFQARNNNELLAIFGNFINRAVVLTHKYYHGAIPQRGELTDFDQEVLANLAAFPEKIAASLEQYRFKEALGELMNLARLGNKYLADTEPWKLFKSDPVRVETIMNIALQISASLTILSEPFLPETATKLANMLQYTPGKWDQAGSPDLLPAGHVIGEAALLFEKIEDAVMEAQVQKLLDTKKANEIANAVAAPAKEDITFDDFSKIDIRVGTILEAEKVAKTKKLLKLKVDTGLDQRTIVSGIAEHFNPEDIIGQQVSVLVNLAPREIKGILSQGMLLMAENADGSLAFMQPSKPVVNGGGVS